The following are from one region of the Juglans regia cultivar Chandler chromosome 10, Walnut 2.0, whole genome shotgun sequence genome:
- the LOC109009185 gene encoding uncharacterized protein LOC109009185, producing MDGGYRWQVGINGAAGGQQDKTIINRVMLGFRPIAPKPATGGSGLLTDNKNHPFVSKRRKKRKYVRVRKNNDGRKRKKMVPEEEFIDHGLDRTVLTLQLLPERAQNKDLDAGGSLSKFDPPAHKVAVENNQDLDLQMWMNGNKWVFGSVNCGVGSDHTVVMPQIRTVAESLVTVESVTDTCMDVRELGCTDSERIKNLERDSCPGFISEGLDRVQWVNEAYKRMVSQEGDGQSRECTVRLVAKEKLPNVYPAFTGRVRLQHTWRNKKCSKVMPCDVWRMNSGGFAWRLDVEAALSLGL from the coding sequence ATGGACGGTGGATATCGGTGGCAAGTGGGAATTAACGGTGCTGCTGGCGGACAGCAAGATAAGACGATAATAAACCGAGTGATGCTCGGATTCCGACCGATCGCACCGAAACCGGCCACCGGCGGATCAGGTTTGCTGACGGACAACAAGAACCACCCTTTTGTTtcgaaaagaaggaagaagagaaagtaCGTTAGGGTTCGCAAGAATAATGATGGTCgtaagagaaagaaaatggttcCGGAGGAAGAATTTATAGATCATGGGTTGGATAGGACGGTTCTGACGCTGCAACTTTTGCCCGAGAGAGCTCAAAATAAAGATCTCGACGCCGGAGGCTCCCTGTCTAAGTTTGATCCTCCAGCTCATAAAGTCGCAGTCGAGAATAATCAGGATCTGGACCTACAAATGTGGATGAACGGCAACAAATGGGTGTTCGGTAGCGTGAACTGCGGTGTCGGGTCAGATCATACGGTGGTGATGCCACAGATCAGAACGGTGGCCGAATCGTTGGTGACTGTGGAGAGCGTGACAGACACGTGCATGGATGTACGTGAATTAGGGTGTACGGACTCAGAGAGAATCAAAAACCTGGAGAGGGACAGCTGTCCGGGGTTTATATCAGAGGGCCTGGACAGGGTGCAGTGGGTCAACGAAGCGTATAAGAGGATGGTGAGCCAGGAGGGTGACGGACAGTCACGGGAGTGTACAGTGAGGTTGGTGGCAAAGGAGAAATTGCCCAATGTGTACCCGGCGTTCACGGGTCGAGTGAGACTGCAGCACACGTGGCGGAACAAGAAGTGTTCAAAGGTGATGCCTTGTGATGTGTGGAGGATGAACTCGGGAGGGTTTGCATGGAGGTTGGACGTGGAGGCTGCGCTCAGTTTGGGACTTTAG
- the LOC109009184 gene encoding cytochrome c1-2, heme protein, mitochondrial-like, with product MAGRVIHQLLRRKLESQSTAPPLLSSLISKSNNVGSTGMKSFRALALLGAGLSGLLSFGMIASADEAEHGLPAAHYPWPHKGILSSYDHASIRRGHQVYQQVCASCHSMSLISFRDLVGVAYTEEETKAMAAEIEVVDGPNDEGEMFTRPGKLSDRFPQPYSNEQAARFANGGAYPPDLSLITKARHDGQNYAFALLTGYRDPPAGVSIREGLHYNPYFPGGAIAMPKMLNDGAVEYEDGTPATEAQMGKDVVTFLSWAAEPEMEERKLMGFKWIFVLSLALLQAAYYRRLKWSVLKSRKLVLDVVN from the exons ATGGCTGGACGAGTGATCCACCAGCTACTGAGAAGGAAACTTGAATCTCAATCGACA GCCCCTCCTTTATTGTCGTCTCTCATATCAAAGAGCAATAATGTTGGGTCTACTGGCATGAAGTCCTTTAGAGCACTCGCACTCCTCGGAGCAGGTCTTTCAGGGCTTTTGAGTTTTGGAATGATAGCATCTGCTGATGAGGCTGAACATGGATTACCGGCTGCTCACTATCCCTGGCCTCACAAGGGCATTCTCAGTTCATATGATCATGCTTC GATTCGTCGTGGTCATCAGGTTTATCAACAGGTCTGTGCATCTTGCCATTCTATGTCACTTATATCATTCCGTGATTTGGTCGGTGTTGCATATACGGAAGAGGAGACAAAGGCTATGGCAGCCGAGATTGAAGTGGTTGATGGACCTAATGATGAGGGTGAGATGTTCACACGCCCCGGTAAACTCAGTGATCGTTTTCCTCAGCCTTATTCAAACGAACAAGCAGCTAGGTTTGCTAATGGAGGGGCCTATCCTCCAGATCTAAGCCTTATCACCAAA GCTCGCCATGATGGTCAGAACTACGCATTTGCCCTTCTGACTGGTTACCGTGATCCCCCTGCTGGTGTCTCG ATTCGGGAGGGGTTGCATTATAATCCTTATTTTCCTGGTGGAGCAATTGCGATGCCTAAAATGCTTAATGATGGTGCAGTAGAGTATGAGGATGGTACACCTGCAACAGAAGCTCAG ATGGGTAAAGATGTTGTGACATTCTTGTCTTGGGCCGCGGAACCTGAAATGGAAGAGAGAAAGCTG ATGGGATTTAAATGGATATTCGTACTGTCACTGGCATTACTTCAAGCTGCTTATTACCGTCGATTGAAGTGGTCAGTTCTAAAGTCTCGCAAGCTGGTTCTCGACGTTGTCAACTAG
- the LOC118343672 gene encoding TLC domain-containing protein At5g14285-like, which produces MENSAACPIPLLLLFFFMFFTIYLVAYFIVFRNWSPNIRPESSSCFISLAHGTPAVLLSTFSILADSNRGFASPNTDPQNLVLDFSIAYFLMDLLHYIVFFPKDVLFIAHHLATLFVFVTCRYLVSHGAYAILVLLILAELTSACQNAWTLANARKNDVAFAAKLYGLLSPPFYTVYSIVRGLVGPYFLYEMFAFYVSGAAKSVIPKWVWVSWIVVVLTAISVSILWVSNLWVELYRDRTGKLEKKIR; this is translated from the coding sequence atggaaaattcagCTGCTTGCCCCATCCCGTTGCTCCTCCTGTTCTTCTTCATGTTCTTCACGATCTACCTCGTTGCCTACTTCATCGTCTTCCGCAATTGGAGCCCCAATATCCGACCCGAATCTTCCAGCTGCTTTATCTCCCTTGCCCACGGCACACCCGCGGTTCTCTTGTCCACCTTTTCCATACTCGCGGACTCAAACCGCGGTTTTGCCTCTCCCAACACCGACCCCCAGAACTTAGTCCTCGACTTCAGCATTGCCTACTTCTTAATGGACCTTCTCCACTACATCGTCTTCTTCCCCAAGGACGTCCTCTTCATCGCCCACCACTTGGCCACGCTCTTCGTCTTCGTCACCTGCCGCTACCTGGTCTCCCACGGCGCATACGCCATTCTCGTGCTCCTCATCCTCGCAGAGCTCACCAGCGCCTGCCAGAACGCTTGGACCCTCGCGAATGCGCGGAAGAACGACGTTGCATTCGCCGCCAAACTGTACGGCCTCCTGTCTCCCCCCTTTTATACGGTTTACTCGATTGTTAGGGGCCTTGTGGGACCGTATTTCCTGTACGAAATGTTTGCGTTTTACGTGAGTGGGGCAGCAAAGAGTGTGATCCCGAAGTGGGTCTGGGTTTCTTGGATTGTTGTAGTTCTTACTGCTATTTCTGTTAGTATATTGTGGGTTTCAAACTTGTGGGTTGAGTTATATAGAGACAGAACGGGcaaattggaaaagaaaattagataG
- the LOC109009187 gene encoding transcription factor GTE8-like: protein MVGKNDRYPGGYYGNTINTAGESEGSGISGRIDIEITASEDSNVPKRKCISLNSKNCDAFGVPMQVLPLSNMLRSERKELIHRLKLELQEIRVLQKKVELQRTNAVTLSSSSDILSCSNAQTVARVENVRKSSAFTSVLSKKLNNPCHGLGKKLNPTGPKQKGWNRSMSGRFESTPITANVILMKQCEALLKRLMSHQYAWVFNTPVDVEKLNILDYHTVIKHPMDLGTIKTKLASGAYSSLWDFHADVKLTFNNAMTYNPPGNNVHLMADTLAKYFDLRWKAIEKKLPKTDAQPLPAISGPREDVVIAKRVTPPSKKRKITSLPHEVMPKPVKRIMTDEEKHSLGRELESLLGEIPVRIIDFLREHSSNGRKCGEDEIEIDIDDLSDDTLFSLRKLLDDYLQEKQKKHARTEPCEIELFNESGPSNSFMQPCKGNDPGDGDIDIGGNEPPITSYPPVEIEKNAAHRTSKCISSGRSSDLESGSPSESESDGDKASIPADVPKVPEAVNSGAQLDEKTNAVDPLEGNQSVSGLDQVEQTVLQKPSSVDQDCRQDGDSDPTERQVSPEKLYRAALLKNRFADTILKAREKTLTQGEKWDPEKLRREREELELERWKEKARLQREAKAAEEARRRAEAEDAAESRRKRELEREAARQALLQMEKTVEINDNSRFLEDLEMLRSGPAEQLPSSVDETSPDHSQDGLGSFKFGGSNPLEQLGLFMKVDEEEEVEPPSNPVNDVEEGEID, encoded by the exons ATGGTGGGGAAGAACGATAGGTACCCTGGCGGGTATTATGGTAATACCATTAATACTGCAGGCGAATCAGAGGGTTCTGGTATCTCAGGGCGAATTGACATAGAAATAACAGCATCTGAGGATTCAAATGTCCCAAAAAGGAAATGCATTAGTTTAAACTCTAAAAATTGCGATGCATTTGGCGTTCCTATGCAAGTTCTTCCCTTGTCAAACATGTTGCGATCTGAAAGAAAGGAGTTAATACATAGGTTGAAATTGGAACTTCAAGAGATTCGGGTACTGCAGAAGAAAGTCGAATTGCAAAGAACTAATGCTGTAACTCTGTCATCTTCTAGTGATATTCTCAGCTGCAGTAATGCACAAACTGTGGCACGAGTAGAAAATGTTAGAAAATCGTCAGCATTCACTTCTGTACTGAGTAAGAAATTGAATAATCCATGTCATGGACTGGGAAAGAAATTGAATCCTACAGGTCCTAAGCAAAAGGGATGGAATCGCAGTATGTCTGGCAGGTTTGAGTCCACACCAATCACTGCAAATGTAATTTTGATGAAACAGTGTGAGGCTCTGTTGAAGCGATTAATGTCTCATCAGTATGCTTGGGTTTTCAACACACCTGTTGATGTAGAGAAGTTGAATATTCTGGATTATCACACTGTTATTAAGCATCCTATGGATTTGGGGACAATAAAGACCAAGTTAGCTTCAGGAGCTTACTCCAGTCTTTGGGATTTTCATGCTGATGTAAAGCTTACTTTCAACAATGCGATGACCTATAATCCACCTGGAAATAATGTCCACTTAATGGCAGATACTCTTGctaaatattttgatttgagaTGGAAAGCTATTGAGAAGAAACTACCCAAGACTGATGCCCAACCGTTACCAGCAATATCTGGCCCTCGTGAAGATGTGGTAATTGCGAAAAGAGTGACGCCTCCCTCAAAAAAGAGGAAAATCACGTCCCTGCCTCATGAAGTTATGCCAAAGCCTGTGAAGCGTATAATGACAGATGAGGAGAAGCACAGTTTAGGCAGAGAATTGGAGTCTTTGCTTGGAGAAATTCCTGTTCGTATCATTGATTTCCTGAGGGAGCATAGTTCTAATGGAAGGAAATGTGGAGAGGACGAAATTGAGATTGATATTGATGATCTCAGTGATGATACCTTGTTCAGTTTGCGGAAGCTTTTGGATGACTATCTACAggagaaacaaaagaaacatgCAAGAACTGAACCTTGTGAGATAGAG CTCTTTAATGAATCAGGGCCGAGCAATTCTTTCATGCAGCCATGCAAAG GGAATGACCCGGGTGATGGGGATATTGACATTGGTGGAAATGAGCCTCCTATCACAAGCTACCCACCTGTGGAGATTGAAAAGAATGCAGCACATAGAACCAGCAAATGTATCAGCTCAGGCAGATCCAGTG ATTTGGAGTCCGGCAGTCCTTCTGAAAGTGAATCTGATGGTGATAAAGCTTCAATTCCAGCCGATGTACCAAAG GTACCAGAAGCCGTAAATTCTGGAGCTCAATTAGACGAAAAAACTAATGCTGTTGATCCTCTTGAAGGAAATC AATCTGTCAGTGGATTGGATCAAGTTGAGCAGACAGTCCTGCAAAAGCCAAGTTCTGTTGATCAAGATTGCCGTCAAGATG GGGACAGTGATCCAACTGAGAGGCAGGTTTCCCCTGAGAAGCTCTACCGGGCTGCTCTTTTGAAGAACAGATTTGCTGATACAATCTTAAAAGCTCGAGAAAAGACACTGACACAG GGTGAGAAGTGGGATCCTGAGAAATTGCGTCGTGAAAGGGAGGAGCTGGAATTGGAGAGATGGAAAG AAAAGGCACGGTTACAAAGGGAAGCCAAGGCTGCTGAAGAAGCTCGAAGGCGAGCAGAAGCAGAAGATGCTGCGGAGTCCAGACGGAAGAGGGAGCTTGAGAGGGAAGCAGCACGACAGGCATTGCTACAG ATGGAAAAGACTGTTGAAATCAACGATAATTCGCGGTTTCTTGAAGACTTGGAAATGCTTCGGAGTGGCCCTGCTGAGCAATTACCGAGCTCTGTAGACGAGACAAGCCCAGATCACTCTCAGGATGGCTTGGGTAGTTTCAAGTTTGGGGGCTCAAACCCCTTGGAACAACTTGGCTTGTTCATGAAAGTGGATGAAGAGGAGGAAGTTGAGCCACCAAGTAATCCGGTAAATGATGTTGAGGAGGGAGAAATTGACTAG
- the LOC118349583 gene encoding uncharacterized mitochondrial protein AtMg00810-like gives MLGAQLIDTPMEPNRKLLKEERELFGDLGRYQRLVGKLNYITITRPDISYAVSVVSQFLQTPRISHWDAVIHILRYLKRAPGLGLFRIEAFSDADWAESPLDRRSTTGYCTFVGGNLVTWKSKKQTVVVRSSAEAESRAMAHTTSELT, from the coding sequence ATGTTAGGTGCACAACTTATTGACACTCCTATGGAGCCAAATCGTAAACTCTTGAAAGAGGAAAGGGAGTTGTTTGGAGATCTAGGTCGGTATCAAAGACTTGTTGGGAAATTGAATTATATTACTATCACTAGACCTGATATCTCTTATGCAGTGAGTGTAGTGAGCCAATTTCTACAAACGCCCAGGATCTCACATTGGGATGCTGTAATCCATATTCTTCGTTATCTTAAGCGAGCTCCTGGCCTTGGATTGTTTAGAATTGAAGCCTTttcagatgctgattgggctgaaTCTCCTTTAGATAGAAGATCAACTACTGGATATTGTACCTTTGTGGGAGGTAACTTGGTtacatggaagagtaagaagcaaacaGTAGTAGTTCGGTCTAGTGCAGAAGCTGAATCCAGAGCAATGGCTCACACTACTAGTGAGCTGACATGA